The genomic window TGTTGCTGCCTTGGAGAGGAGAGtaggcagggaggttgggcagGAGGGAACATCTCTGGGGGGCAGATGAGCAAGTGGAGAGcagggggacagggacagctcttGCAGTGGGAGGTTACCATGGAGCTTCCCGGCAGCTCAGTAAATGCCCTTGGGAACAGTACTCAGAATGAGGAGAGAGAAAGTGGCCATGGAGAGTCTCTGAAGGGTCATGGGAGGTGGAAGCAACGCCAGGGGCAGTGAGGTTCAAGGTGGAGCACCTTGGGTAGGATGGATCTGTATGGAGCCTGGGGCTCCATGTTCAAACTGCAGCTTTGGGGTAGGGTGGTGTCAATGGTGCTGCTTCAGCTCCATGCCCAGCAGTGTCCCTGTGCCTGTGTCACTGTCCCCATCCTGGTCTCAGTTTTAATCAGGGGTGGTAAAGGGATCAGTTTGGGATCCGAATCGGGGGTCGCACTgatatcatcatcatcatcactatAAGTATTTCCATCCCAAGTTTCAGGCTTTGTGTTACACATTCACCTCCCAGTCTGCTCCATGGGAGTGGGAGGTTGGACCTTCTCTACCAGCCCATTGAGCTTTCCCCATAGCTGCTGGAGATGCTAATTCTCTCTCAGGATTACCAGCAGGGACTCCCCGTGTTGCTCCTGTCTCCTTGCAGAGGTCAGTCATGACTTCAACACCTCACTCTGGCACAGCAGAAatccagctgggagcaggagcttCCCTAGCTTCTTGCCAAGCTCAAGCTAAATGACtcctttgccttttcccttcccagacttctgcacagcctggcactgctcagTGCATTCCACCACTTTCTCTTCAATGTTCTCAGATTCCTGGGccctctccttcccagcctgGTAAGGGGCACAGTTCTGtatctgcagcacctctgccatggCATGGGAAGGGGCACAGTTCTGTATCTGCAGCACCTCCCCCATGGCATGGGAAGGGGCACAGTTCTGTATCTGCAGCAACTCCCCCATGGCACTCCTGCTCTCTGTGCCAATTTCCTGTTGTGTTAAAAGGTGAAGTGATTTGGCAGAAAATAAATCCCCtgccttccagctgctgctcagctgtcaGAGGGATTGGGGGCAGGCTCAGGTCTGAGTGAGCCCCAGTGCAGTGCTCTCAGTGCTGTCACATCCTCTACACTGACCTCTCACCATCTTGGCTGTGCCAACAGCAATGCCCTCCAGGCTGCTCGTGCTCCATGAGCTCCCAGGGCCCTGCCTGAGAAGTTTGGCCACCTTCAGCCAGGAACTTCTACAACCACCTTAACTAAAGTGCAGTTTATTgacccagcagggcagctgcttcTGGGCTGCTGGGGATAAAACACTTCAGGGCATGTGTGAGTGccatgggggggaggggggcagcccCAGGGCTATGCCCTGTCCCAGCAGGCTTGACTGGTGCTGGCAGGCAACAGCTGTGTGTGAGGCACTGGTCCCAAAGCAGCCCTCTGATGCCACCTCTGTCCCTAGGTGTGTGGAATGGGGTCATCCAGGCCCCACACttccaggctgtggatgtggaaCAGATCCCGGGCGGAGAGGGTCTCGTTGTCAAAGGTCTCGCAGGGGAGGCTGCCCCCACGGTGCAGGGCTCCGTCCAGCCACAGCCCAAACCTGCCACTGGGgaggtgccagcagcacagtcaGCAGAGGCTccctctctccacctctcctgctttctgcagacctccccagccacctccctgctctCAGGCACCCTCTTGTTGAGATGCCAGGCACaagggacaggctggagggtggtgagagaggGCAAGCAGCCACCCCAGGGCTGCCAAGGGGCCTGCAGGcaggactgcagcagcaggggcatgGGGATGGagtgccagtgctgctgggcaaccTCCACTGGTGTCTTTGGGTTCAAACCATAGTGCAGCCTGGGCTCAGACCATGGCCCTGGTGGCCATCAGGGCTGTGGAGGCTCTGGGCCACTGAAGCTGCCAACGTGGCTCCTACCTGCCTGCCCCAATCatcagcaggtccctgtcccctttcaggaagaagttgtttctGCCAGTCCACTTGAACAcctgtgtggggacagcagtCAGCCAGCACCAGGGGATGCAGTGCactctccctgtccccatccctccccCTGTCCTGCAaggggcagctgggggctgctgagcAAAGCTGGCTCCACCTGTCCCTGCTGTGTGCCCACAGGGCGATGTGACCGAGCCTGTGGGCATTATCCTAGCTCTGGCTCGGGATTCCCCTAGGATTGCCCTAGGAATCtctcccacagccctgggccAGCCTGGGGGaccacagccagccagccagctccagccaagTGCAGTCATTCAGCAGCACCTTGGGGATACCCCTAGCATGGCCAGGTCCCAGGGGCATGGCCAGCCCCCCACCTCCTGGGacgccccatggctggcagcctgcagcccccacCTTCAACtgtggggagaaggagaagaggaaagtcTCCCCCGTGCCGTAGAAGCCTTCGCTGTATCGAATGCTGCTGGTGGAGAAGGCACCAAAGGCCTGGGGGGAacagaaaggaggggggagggagctCGGTGGGGCTCCCCGGGGCCAGGAGACGaccccatcctgctgctggtggtgaggATGTGGCCAAGCCCCAGGTGGTGCCAGGTTCACTGTCCCTggtggcacagggcagctgggctggaaggcTCTGGCCATACCTGCAACTCGGTGTCCCTGacgagcagcagggcaggggaccCCGGGCGCCCCCCTCTCTGGTACAGGGTCCGCAGGCTGCAGGCGTCCCGCCCGCGGCAGtacagcagctgccagggctgcttcGTCAGCCGGGGGGGCAGGTGGGGGctcagctggggcagagggcgCTCAGCCAGGGCTGGCAACCTGCTTCCGAGCACCCTGCCCCGAGCAGCCTCCCAGGAGATGTCCTCAGCCAGtcacctctccccacccccaccgaGTAGCCCCCACGAAAGTTTTCCCACAAAGCAACCTCCTcacccccctcccaccccccatccCCCGCCCAGCATCCTGCGGAAATGTCTCCTCAAACATCCTCCCTCCAAGCACAACCACCCCCACCCCGCCCCACAGTGATGTTCCCAAGGAGAGCGGATGCTCAAGAGACCTCCCACCTGAGCATCTTCCCCATTGTCCCCAAGCATGCTCCCAAAGAGACTCCTCAAGCTCCCAAcctgcccagcagcctcccaggaTGCTTCCCTCAGGCATCCTCACCCTGAGAACCTTCTGAGATGACTCCCTGAGCATATACCCActctgccccccacccccccccaacccccagcaGCCTTCTAAGAGGCATTGCTGAGAGGTCTCTGGGGACAGGAGGATGTCACCCATCTGTCCTTGTGCTAGACCAGTTCCTGAGGGTCCCTCACCTCCTGGATCTCCCTGTCTCGCAGGATGCTGCTTGCCGTGCTCAGCACCAGCCTGCCCGGTTCCTCCGGGGCCGGGGTCTCTGCTGGGGCTCCCTCCCAGCCcggctgctgctctccatccaacGCTCCACTTCCCGCGGGCAGCTCCTCGTCCTGGCCGGGCTGGAGGCAGGTGGAGGGCAGCATCCGTGCcctgaggcagcagcatccctggacCTGCCCTCAAGGGATGACCTCCCACCCTGTGTCCAGGGGCTGGGCAAAGGGGCACaaaggctgcagggatgggCACTGCGCACCCCAAGGCAGCTCACAGCTGTCCACTTCTCTAACAGccctcctgtgctgtgccatgccatgcccTGGCACCCTGCTGCACATGAAAGTTCAAGGGTATGATGCCACccgaggaggaagaggaagtttGGGAGACATCCACAGCTACAGCCCAACCTCAGCCCCGGCAGGAGGGGTGAAGTGCAGCCgctccccagcctgcccacGGCCGAGCTGGTCCCAGGGCATGCGTGGTGGGGGGCACGGTGGAGCTGGTGCCTCTCCTGGCCACACGCTCAGAGTGCCTGTGGGTGCAGTCCCTGCCCGAGGGCAGGTGGGCAGCGGTCCTCTGGGGTGGGGAATGGGCAGAAAACAccccaaggagagaggaaagacgAGCAagagcagcccctggcagcagAACTGCCCCCAAGGTGCTCGGATGTTCCAGGTGGGGGCGGCCAGCAGGGCTAAAGGGGCAGGTCCCGAATGCcactgccctccccagccccccgcTGTCCCCAGGGCAGCCCCCATCTATCCGTGTGTCCGCCACGACTGGTGCCTCCCGGGGCTGTCCTGAAGCGTGTTCCCAGTGCCCACGCTGCCACCTGTGTCCCTGCCACCTTGGACCTACCAGGAGCTGGTAGCGGCCACGGAGCCCTCTCAtggtggggcggggggggggggcgggggctGGTCGCTGCTGGGGCGCTGGGAGCCACCGCTGCCGGAGAGCCCTCGGCTCCACCCCAGGTTAATGTTCACCAGCGCCggctcctccctgggcacccgCGGGGTGGCACGGCTGGCTGGGGCCGCgggcagcctgccctggctcaCAGGGCTCCGCCGAGTGCTCCCCTGCAGGCACAGGTTCCgtgtggtgctggggtgggtgggCAGCGCCAGGCAGGCACTGGGTAGCTGGCGGCAGCCGAGCAGGCAGCCAGGGGGACGTGGGGGAGCCCTTGTTTGGGGGTCAACATCCAGGGCCTGCCTCTGTTGCTCTTTGCAACATGACTGTTGCAATAGTTGTAGCAACTGCCAACACCTGCCCGGCAGATGAGGTGGCACTAGGCTCTTGCTCTGCCAGGGTCAGCCTGGGGTGACAGCCTGGGATGACAGCCTGGGGTGACACTTGGGTGCTGGTGAACAGCAGTGAACCCCTGGCAAGGAATCCCCCTGCCGAGAGAGGTTTCTGTAACCCTTCAGGACCTGGAGGGAGAGACTGTGGTGCTCCAGGTGCCCCCTTCCCACTGACAGCCCTCCCCAGCTAGCCAGCACGGGCACCAGCCTGTGGCTCCAGCTGTAGCATCCCCTTGGTGCCAGTGCAGGAGTTTCTGGGTGCCCTGCACGGTGGCACAATGGCCACAACAGCCTTACCCTGGCCCTTCTGCAGGCATGGCTGGGGTTGCTCCTTGCCTCCATGCAGCACCTATTGCAGCCCCATCAGTgctggctgcccaggtgggtggCTCCCAGTGCCCACTCCCCAGCAGGCTTTGATGGTAGTGGTgccccctggctggcagcaagaagcttggggttttgggtgggtttttatgttttttatgtttttcaCCTATCACCATAAACACTCTCTGGAACCACTCTGAGGCAGAGGTTAAGAGCTTGGCATAGCCAACAGCTGTTGGCAGGGCCCAGAATGGGCTAGGAGGTCCCAGTGGCCCCAAAAGCCTTCCCTGGGACCCACCTCCTGCTCAAGAGCCAGGATGAGACAGCCAAACCCTGCCTGAGCTGCCACCCCATGGCAGCTCTTCCTACCCTcgtccctctccctccccctgcagATGCCATAGGTTGGCTCTTCCTACCCCTTTCCCCCTGCCTATTTCTGTGCCTGCACTTGCTCCTACCACCACTCCTGCCCCTGCTTTCTCTGTACCCCCACCCAAGCCAGTGCTTCTGTCCTTGTCCTtacccagcctgtccccaccacTGACCCTGCCCCATCCCCACCCCTGATTCTGCCCCTGCCctcacacagccacagccactgtCCCTGCTGTGACCTAGCCCTTGACCCTGCCCTgttcctctctgtcccctcattgctcccagccctgcccctgcccttcctcctacccattgccccttggcccttcctctgccctggctcctggCCTTTTTGTACCCCTGTCTCATCCActgccctgtccctgccagTGCCCACACCTCTGTCCCCTGCCCCACTTCTCACACCATCACCTCTTCCCATGCCCACTTTTGGGTCCGGCTTTGGGACCTGCTTCCCTGGGAGACCCAGAGGGACCCAGCACTGGGAGCTGAGCCCTGGACACAGCCACAGACCCAATtcagctgctggggacaggctgtagCTGCTCCCCTGGcccctcagcccagccctgctgtatGTAGGGGGGAGGGGCACTGCCAGGCAGCCCCCACACAAAcctgctgtggggctgagctgtgcacagcaccactgcccaGCACCGTGTGGGCTTCAGCCTGCCCCAGAGATCTGTTTGCTTCTTGGTGTGCCCCAGGGCCACTTCTCTCCCTCCTGACCACATTTGCACTCAGATCCTCTCCCAACCCCTCCAGGCACTGGGAGGTGCCTCCCcgccccagcccccagcacagggcacagagcaggattCAAACTCGCACAGTTTATTATGCCCCTTGCCATGCCACGCAGCTGCCCGGGCACCAGGCTGCCACCACGGGGCTACACTGggctcccccagccccccgAAGCGCCAACAGCAGTGCAGTAAGGCACAGGGCACGTGTCCAGAGGGAAGCAACTGCCCGGGCACAGCCCTCCCTGTTGCCTTGTGCCAGGTTTGGTTTTGACATTGTCACATTCCCAGCCCTTTGGATTTCCCTTGGCATCAGTGGgaagctggctgcctgctgccccagcaccagccaGGCTTTCCCAGCATGGGTACCACCTCCAGGGCCACCACCACAAGCACAATGATGCCAGCCTGGGGGCTCCTCCCCAGTGGGTCACATTGCCAGGGTCAGCAGCCCCTCTGAAGTGGGCAGCTCTGAGCACAGAGCCGTGGGGGAGCCTTACGAGGGCACCATCACTGTGCTTGCAGTGGGGGCAacccagggaagagcagagccctgtgccaggtGGCTGTGGAGTGCCTGACTCCCTAACAATGGCAGCTGAGGCTGCTTCTGAGGCAGTCTGGGGCCTTAACAGGGAGATTCTGACACCTCCTGGTCCAGccaagctgcttctgcttgctcCACCTCCAGGCTGCTGTCCCAAGCAATGCCAGTGTGAGCCCTGCACTGCCAAGCTTTGCTACCCTGCAGAaacaaggagcagcaggagcccaTCTCCACAGTTCCTTCTTCTGAGACCCTACCAtggctctgtgcagctgctgccactgctgctccaaGGGGACACAGCAGTTACCCAGTACGTGCCTTGCCCCTGCCCTCACCCCACTTCCAGTTCTTTGTAGTGTTTGAGTgacaaggcagcagctgcagcttcctcCTTCCAGAGGTCATTCAGCCTTACTCAACCAACTGTTGGTTGCAGAAGCTCCTCCTGTGGCTGAGCACAGGAGATTTGATTCCTCCAGACCCCACAGGAGTGCAGCAGGAGAGCCAGGACACAGCATCTGCAGGCAGGGCCTGGGcaccagctgcccagagagtgcCTTGTGTCAAGCAGAGCGCTGGGCAAAGCAGGGAAGGGGCTGGCTCCAGGAGAAGCAAACATCCCCAAGGAGCCTGGGATAGCAAAGTCAACAGTTCATGGTCTGAGCTCTTTCTGGGACAGATTCAGCCCTGGGTTTATAAAGCTTAGATGCTTTCTCCAGTCCCTGCTAGACTGCCCAGAGTCGATGGCTGAGGTTGCAGTGAAAGCACAgcggaggagaggagggagatgcTCCAAGGGAGGCACTACAGCTCCTCCTTGTAGCTCCTAGAGTCTCAGCAGCGAGCCCTCAGCCCGGGAGGTATTCTCAGAGCCTCAGCCCTTTCTTTCAGGAGGAATCATTCCCAGAGTCACACCTCGGTCAGGAGCCTTCCCCGCCCACCCCTCACCCCCAGGCTTTTGCACGCTCCTCGGAGTGATCCAGGTGCCAGGGAGCGGTGGGCACCATCCTTACTTGAGCACCAGCATGGCTTCCGTGCCGTCCTGCCTGGTGAGGTGCAGCCCGTGGCTGAGGTAGTACTCGCGCCGCAGGAAGGCGTAGAAGTAATCCGAGATCAGCTGGATCTGCAGAAAGGAGGCCAGAGACGGCAGGGGGTCAGGACACAGACAcaaggggctgggctggtgggggaGGGCTTTAAGAAGCTCTTAACCCACCAGGGGGGCCCCGCAGCCTTCGGCCAAAGGAGATGTAAGCTGCCAGCGAGCTCCGAGCCTCTGCTGAGACAGCAGCTCCCTAGCCGGCCAGAAGGGATGCCGAGGGCAAGTCCCTCCGTGCCACAGCTTCGCAGCCCATCAGCCTCCCCCGCAGGAGCCTTCCGTgcaggcactgccctgcagcaaaCCCCAAacgctgctgctcctgctgctgactgctACTAAGAGCCTTTCAGTCGGGATTGTTTTTCAGCTCTATCTCTCCTCGGAGGGCAacttgcaggcagcagaaggaacaCCACAGCTCCCCAGGTCAGCCTCAGCACACAGAGACTTCAGCAGTTTGACAAACCAATCCTGACCAGCGGTGCAGAGTCCTTCACAGCACaaggtgcaggagcagcaccaGGCACAGGCACTCCTTCCACCCACACCACTcccacagctccctcctgccccctgcTCTCAAACCCTCTGTCTCCCACACACAGGGATGCTGGCACTGGCctgtgctggcactgccacTGGAAACCTGACCTGGATATCACAAGGTCCCTCCTTAGTGGTTCTGAGGCACCACAGTGTGAGCACTCCTTGCCAAAAGCACTGAGAACACACAGAAGGTGCCCAGGGTGCTCCTGCAGAAGTCATCCtggcagctggcactgcaggggcaggctgggctgctCCTATTTGTCACTGGGCCTCTGGCAGTGTAGcccttccccagagctgctgaccccctccatccccacacagcagcacacaacTCGAGTGCAAAACCCTCCCAGTGCCAGCCCAAGCTGGCAGCACAGTGTCCTAGTGTCCAGATGCCACTGGATGCATTGCCTTGGCACAGTGCCCCACCTGAAGCATGCTGCAGGGATAAGGGGACAAAggagggcagtgccaggctgtcagccagggcaggacaGGACTGTATGGAGGACTGGCTGGAAGCTGACGGGAAGAGAAacagggctgagggcagctgagGGCAGCTGAGGGCAGCGGAGGGCAGcggagggcagaggagggcagaggagggcagaggagggcagaggagggcagaggagggcagaggaaggcagaggaaggcagaggagggcagaggagggcagaggagggcagaggaggaagggcaAAGAACagccagagaggagcagagatgcccactgctgctgcctctgcccactgctgctgctcctgcccactgctgctgcctctgcccactcctgctgcctctgcccactcctgctgcctctgcccactgctgctgcctctgcccactcttgctgcctctccccactgctgctgcctctgcccactcttgctgcctctgccctctcctgctgcctctgcccactcctgctgcctctgcccactCATGGTGCTGCCATGCTGCATCTACCTGGGTCAGGCTACTCCTAACTGGAGCCTGTGGGATTGTTGATGGGAAGGGAGCCACCGGAggctggtgggggtggggacTGCTGCTTTGTCACAAGGAACTCAGCAGATTTTGGACCTGCCTGCATTTACAGAGGGCACAGgaccctgcaggagctgctgggacttTCTCAGGCAGGAAATAAAATCCTCTTAGCTCCTCACCACCTGCCACCTCTGATTCAGTGCTGAGTATCCCTTTCATTCCAGAGCTAAGCAACCAGTCCCAATTTCTCTAAGCCCCTCCTGCAGTGTCTCTGTGCCCCCCCTCACTGCAGGGAGtctctcttgcttctgcagAACGGACATTGGTCTCCATTTATCCAGGTGGGGACATGCCCATGCAGGTGATTTTCAACCCCTGGCCAAAGTGCTGCTCCTCCAGttgcaggagaagcagaaaaacagaaatggcTGAGGCACATTCCAGAGCAAGGGAACTTTAACATCAAATGAACTTTCTGCTCAGCCACctctgaaactgtgccagggcttAGGGACACAGcaaacagcacagagaaaagGCTGCAGCAACAGTGTACATCAAATCCCACCCTGCAggggtgctgagctctgctgtccctAAGGCTGGAGAAAGTCTTGTGCCCAGAATGGCCtggagagagcagggagagcaggccCTGGCCTGGCTGGGAGCCTGCACTGCCCACAGCCCCACACTTTGGTGACATATCAAGCTAGGAAAACTTGGGGCCATGGCCCCATGGCAGTTCTCTTTTGCCTGCTGTCTGGCCCCacttctgctgctccctgctgcccagggacctggtggagtccccacccctggaggtgtttcaaagctgcgtggatgtggtgctgagggtcatgggcTAGTGGCAGTGCCTCAGCAGTggggctgtgagctctgggtgagagCTTGGACTGGGGAAtctcagaggtcacttccagcctcagcagctccatgggtctatgattccatgttttttcctctcagctcaccttctgcagccagctgtgctctgaagcCCTGCCACACTGAGATGCTTTtgctctcctctccagcagcagcccctgcagcctgcagggcagCCTAGCTGGGCTGGTTGGCTACAGCTCAAACACCACAGGAACTCCTTCCTGTCAGTGTGCCAGGAGGTGAGGATGAGGCAGGCTCCAGCTGGAGCAAGGAGAGGCAggaagctgctgtgcagggctgcaggggatGCAGAGCCAGAGCCACCCTGCagaagccactgctgctgccaggacagCCCAGTCAGCGAGCACCCCAGGGTCAGCCTCGCTCCACTGACCTGCCCTATGTTGAAAGTCAAAGTGATGGCATAGTAGAAATTGGAGTTGGCACTTCCTGCATAAATCCACAGGTGCCAGAGGACAGGGAAGAGGATGGAGCAGACGATGAGCACACAGGAGGGGATGAAGATGTTGCGGAGAACtgcaagaggaaaagcagactgtcagagcctgcactgctctgcacagccctcaggctcagccctgcagcactgcagcccaggggctgtgcaGCAGGGACTGCCACCTGCACCACACACTGCCCTCCCACAGCCCTCCACACTCTGCTTCAAGGATTTCCTGGCTGGCTGTTGTAACAAACCCACTCTGTGTCCCTTAAATAAaggcttctgcctctgctggagGGTGAAATCCTCAGTTATGGCTCTCTGCTTCTGGGTCCTGCATCCAAACACTCTTCCTTGGAGGACTTTGGCTTTTTGGTGCCCCCACTGCAGTACCTAGCAGCTCTGAGAAgcccttccagcagcaccaggacatCACAGAAAGCAGAGCATGGAACTCCCTGGCCTTGTCAGGTTGATGGCAAAAGGACAAAATGGACTTGAGGGCCACAGGAAAAGAGATACTTGAGAGGTGATGAGGAAATGgaagcaccacagcagcagaaggcttaCAGGCCCTCAGGAGGTGCAAGTGTGGCCAGAGTCCATCACTCAGTGCCTGTCTCAGGTGGACAAAACACAATCCCAGCTTTGGCTCCTAGAGTTGGGAACTGCTAGGCCACagagattttgttttctgtgacaTCTTGGTGCCTGTCCTTTCCCAGCAGTGCTATGATTCATCCCAGCACCTGTGGGacttcagtatctgcaggggacctgcaggcaggatggggagggactgttcagaaggggctgtgaggataggacaaggggcaagggtttgaaactggagcagggcagagttaggttggacatcaggaggaagttctgcacaacactggaacaggctgtccagggatgtggttgaggccccagccctggagacctccaagatcagatTTGCtgtctccctgtgcagcctgctctggctggaggtgtccctgctgcctgcagggggttggacaaggtgcccccggagggtcccttccaacccaatgccatCTGTGAAGCTGCAATGCTGTgcttggctgcagctcagccagcagccctgaaggcagCTGAAGGCTCCCCAGcattctgcagctggagggagccACCTGGCATTTGGAGCACATTGTCTGAACCTGCTCCCACTTGTCCTGTTAAACTTCTTGTTCAGCTCCCTCACTGTGGGGTGGCAGCACGTGACAGGTGActgtccctcctgctgctcacagtcCCCTTCTCTGCTTGCTTGGAACATGCAATTGCTCTACACTGAGTGCAGGTTTCTCAGAAGTTCATCACCTGCCACAGCTGTTCAGGGCTAGGCTGGGGTCCTGTCCTGTTTTATCACAGCTGCTTTGGCTTTAGCTTTCCTTAATCTGAAAACAACAGACCAGAGATGGTCTCCAAGTCTCTTGCCTCCTGCTTATgtctcctgccacaggcaggctTGCTGCTCTCAAACACACCTGGTTAGAGAGGCAGCAGGCAAGGGCCTGgacagcctggcagggctggtgaaAGCAGTTGGTTTAGGCaagaaagagcaggaaaaacacAGCCCCTCCAAATCTGCCCCCAGGGGCTGTGTCTGAAATTCATCAGGGAGCTCTCTGGTGTCTTAAAGAGCTTCTTTGTGAAGCATGTAAGAAAAACTGGACAACTGCTTGGAGCAGTTCAGTTACCTTCACTCTAAGCAAACCAGCAGAGGCAGAACAAGGAGGCACTGCAAAGTGCAGGGTGTGAAGGTCAGAGGCCTCACCTCACCacacctgcaggagcagtgtTCAAGCTACCTGGGAGCAAAGCATTTGAAGGGTGGAGGTATCTTCACCAAGCCACAtcccttctgcagggctgcaaaaGGCTCTTACAAAAAACTTCATTTGCAGAACAGCTTGGAGAGATCACAAGGGACAATTCCCTGCCTGACCCCGTCAGCTCTAGACCTAAAGACAACCTGGGTCACCAGAAAAATGAAGCCTCCTTCCAGGCACCCCAAGGAGGCCACAAGAGCCTGGGGACACAGCTTTCTTTGGTTTAGTGGTGGCAGTTTCCCAGCGCAGGTAAGGACCaatgagagacagagaacttACATCTGTAAAGGTGGCTCCAGAGTGGGAGGAAGGCCATGTACAGTGCAACGTCTCCCACCGTGGGGTAGGACTTGAAGATGGAGATGACTGCAATCTGGACAAACAGGAAGAACACAGGGTGCTCCCTGGAAGGACAAAGACACAAagcacaggaggctgcaggaggggccTCAAAAACTGCAGACAACAGCAAAGGCACAAACTGGGACAGGCTCAGGAGGCTCTCATGCCCCTGGGGCCTCtgagtgctgggctggggcagacCAAGAtgctttgcagagcagcagtgccaggctggatgtggctgtgagcaacctgctctggtgtgaggtgtccctgcccatggcaggggacttggaactggatgagccttgaggtcccttccagccctgccaattctgtgattctttgatctGTTGTACAGCAGAGCCAAACTCACTCTATTCAAGGATAAAGACTGAAACtctggg from Indicator indicator isolate 239-I01 chromosome 24, UM_Iind_1.1, whole genome shotgun sequence includes these protein-coding regions:
- the TLDC2 gene encoding TLD domain-containing protein 2, whose translation is MRGLRGRYQLLPGQDEELPAGSGALDGEQQPGWEGAPAETPAPEEPGRLVLSTASSILRDREIQELSPHLPPRLTKQPWQLLYCRGRDACSLRTLYQRGGRPGSPALLLVRDTELQAFGAFSTSSIRYSEGFYGTGETFLFSFSPQLKVFKWTGRNNFFLKGDRDLLMIGAGSGRFGLWLDGALHRGGSLPCETFDNETLSARDLFHIHSLEVWGLDDPIPHT